GTTAAAATGTCATGACACAATACTGTAAACTGGACAAATATCTAGCCTTTTTCTCTGTTTATTTTTAGGTCGGAAYCTACGTTACCTAATTCCGTCCAACCATACTCTCGCGAGACTGCGCGAGGAGTGCACAAGTTGGAGGAAACATGGCGACGTCTCATTTGTTAAAGGTAAGAGCCTCTTAATTTCAACATTTTACCTGGATTTGAACACGTAATTATGCGCCCGATGCCGATAGTCTGGATGTAAATAAGTTAATGAATGAGTTAAAAACAAACCCGACCACGAACACTGTTTGACAGTTTTtagttgttgttgcatttaaggCAACAGAAAGGTCTctcttgctagttagctagcaagggATGCTAAGACaatttagctagccagccatctgGCTAACGTGCAATACAGTTGTCACCGGCATAAGCATTTCGTCTTTTAAATTGATAGTTAATCAATAATATAATTCACAGTTCATTGTAGTAACGGTTGTCTGTCCACATCAAACTGTAAGAGAATATGCAGAAGGCTTGTCCAGGTGGTGGAACAATCAGCTGAATTGGAAAGCTAACATTACATTAGTTCTGTTTGTCAGTTCTCCAGCACAGCAAACTGTACATACAGTCTTGACCGTTACAGATTGTTCAGAGTTGGGTACAACTACACTGTTGACAATGTAGTCTGTAGCTAAGGTTTTAGTGGAAGCAGGATTTATTTTAGCGCATACAGTCTTGACTGCTACAGATTGATCAGAGTTGGGTGCAACTACACTGTTGTCTGTAGCTAAGGTTTTAGTTGAAGCCGGATTTATTTTAGCGAACTAAACCATTGTAACGTTATGTTTtaaaagaatagaatagaaaactACGATTAAACATACAATTTGATTCAGAACAGCGTCAGTAGCAAGTTACTGGGTAATGGGTTAGTAAGTAGGAACAGTGttgttctcgtctctctccagaatgaatGGCTCTAGATACTGTGTGGTCGTGAGTAGTGTCATCTCTCTGCAGAGTGAAGGCTCTCTGTAGTCTGAGATACTAAGTAACAGGTAGTAAAAGTAATTGTTTCAGTTTCTTTCCAGAATAATGTCCCATTGCAGTTTGACAGTAGTTGTAGTGAGTACTGGGTCATATTCACTAGGCACAAAATAGAAGCAAACAGGCTGAAACAGAGAGTGACTACTTGAAATTGTCCAaaaagaaatgcttgttttcattttctgttgccAAACATTTTCCACCGTGTgtactaatgaatacgaccctgagtAGTAACAGTATAGTTGTAGtgagtagtaatagtagtatcaTCTCTCTCCAGAATAAAGGCTCCTTGCAGTTTGAGGACAAGTGGGACTTGATGAGGCCCATTGTTCTCAAGCTGCTGAGACAGGAGGCTGTCACCAAGCAGCAGTGGTTCGACCTCTTCTCGTAAGATACACACACTGCATCACACCACACCAAACtgcacagaagacacacacacatactgcaccgcacacacacaaaaaccctaCACTTGTTATTGTGTGTTGCAGAGATGTccatgctgtgtgtctgtgggatGATAAGGGCCCAGCTAAGATCCACCAGGCGCTCAAAGAAGACATCCTAGACTTCATCAAACAAGCTCAGAACGTaagtggaacagtgggttacaggGGAAGGGTTTCGGTAATGGTTGAAATCCCATTTGAGGTTGGAATGTGCCAttcttcacacatacacacacacacacacctttccagTACAGTGATAACAGTTGTAAGCAAGAGGCTGACCCTTAAACCTCTGAATCCTAACCTCTACCTATGCAAGCTGTCTCTGACCTAACCTctgacatgtatttccatggcaGCGTGTTTTGAGTCACCAGGATGACACAGCGTTACTGAAGGCCTACATTGTGGAGTGGAGGAAGTTTTTCACGCAGTGTGACATCCTGCCCAAACCCTTCTGTCAGCTGGAGATCACACTGATGGGGAAGCAGGGCAGCAACAAGAAGTCTAACGTTGAGGACAGCATCGTACGCAAGGTGAGGAGATgggaatgagggagaggaggaaggagagaggcagggcagCAACAATGAGTCTAATGTAGAGTACAGCATCGTACgcaaggaggggagagatggacaaTGCTCTTCTTTTTGATGGTATGCATCAACTGTCTTGTCctgctttttctctctcgctcgctctctcttttatttatatatatatccccctctgcctctcctctagtTGATGTTGGACACATGGAACGAGTCAATCTTCTCCAACATAAAGAGCCGTCTTCAGGACAGTGCTATGAAGCTGGTTCACGCTGAGAGGCTGGGAGAGGCTTTTGACTCCCAGCTGGTTATAGGAGTACGAGAATCATATGGTAGGACATATACACCCTGAGTGGCTAACATCCACACATTTTATATGGGATGTTTTTGTGAAGTATGGTATGTTTTCGGTATTttgacaaagtgtgtgtgtgtgtgcgtgtgtgtgtagtcaaCCTGTGCTCTAACCCTGAAGACAAGCTCCAGATCTACAGAGATAACTTTGAGAAGGCCTACCTGGACTCAACTGAGAGGTTCTACAGAACACAGGCCCCATCATATCTACAGCAGAACGGAGTCCAGAACTACATGAAATATGTAAGGActgcgctctgtgtgtgtgttgtgacaatgtcTCTCAGTGAGTGTGTATACAttcactgactgtgtgtgtgtcttgcaggCAGACACAAAgctaagagaagaggagaagagggcagTTCGATACCTTGAGACTCGTCGTGAATGTAACTCTGTCCAAGCTGTGAGTAGACGGTTTACCCACGAGGCTGTATAGACTGGTTTAAACTCatattcctgtctcttatacacatctagatgtgtataagagacagatggaaTGTTGTGTGAACGCTCTGGTGACGTCGTTTAAAGAAACCATCCTGGCCGAATGTCCCGGCATGATCAAACGCAACGAGACAGACAGTGAGTAACATGTTACATTACTACTGTTACCTACCAACCTTGGGACCGGTTGTAGAAAGGGTCCTTCGTTGTGTGACGTTAATGTCCTTCACCCTGCAGAGCTCCACCTGATGTTTTCCCTGATGGATAAGGTTCCTAGTGGGATAGAGCCCATGCTGAAAGATCTGGAGGATCACATCATGAACGCTGGGCTGGCTGATATGGTGGCTGCTGCAGAGACTATCACttctgtatgtacacacacacagagccatgtcttactatacttgtgaggactttttggggaccaacaattgattatcatttaaaatcctattttccttaacccctaaccctaacacctaaccctaactcctaaacctaaccgtaacgcctaaacctaacccaaattttaaccctaagcctaaaaatgtcctcacttctctgaatttTAGTTGGTTTACTATTTTTGTGAGGACTTCTGATACTAGTAAGTGTAGTAaaacatgtatatacacacagacacacacacactcactcaaaatctatctgtaacatacagtatatctgtatGTTTCTCTTTTTATTCCGGTGTGTAGGACTCTGAGAAGTACGTGGAGCAGCTGCTGACGTTGTTTAACCGTTTCAGTAAACTGGTGAAGGAGGCTTTTCAGGATGACCCTCGATTCCTCACCGCCAGAGACaaggtacacacatacacatacagcaccagtcaaacgtttggacacacctactcattcaagggtttttctttatttttagtattttctacactgtagaataatagtgaagacatcaaaactatgaaataacacatatagaataatttagtaaccacaaaagtgttaaacaaatctaaatatattttatatttgagattcttcaaagtagccaccctttggcttcctgacagctttgcacactcttggcattctctcaatcagcttcacctggaatgcttttccaacagtcttgaaggaattcccaatTATACTGaacacttattggctgcttttccttcactgcggtccaacacttcccaaaccatctcaattgggttgaggttgggtgattgttgaggtcaggtcatctgatgcagcactccatcactttccttcttggtcaaatagcccttacacagcctgggggtgtgttgggtcattgtcctgttgaaaaacaaatgatactaagtgcaaaccagatgggatagcatatcgctgcagaatgctgtggtagctatgttggttaagtgtgtcttgaattctaaataaatcactgacattgtcaccagcaaagcaccatcacacctcctcattcatgcttcacgttgggaaccacacatgcggagatcatccattcacctactctgcatctcacaaagacacatttttggaaccaaaaatctcacatttggactcaacagaccaaaggacaaatttccaccggtctaatgtccattgctcatgttccttgacccaagcaagtctcttcttcttattggtgtcctttggtagtggtttctttgtagcaatttgaccatgaaggcctgattcatgcagtctcctctgaacagttgatgttgagatgtgtctgttacctgaactctgtgaagcatttatttgggctggtaactctaatgaacttatcctctgcagcagaggtaactctgggtcttcttttcctgtggcggtcctcatgtgagccagtttcatcatagtgcttcatggtttttgcgacagcacttgaagaaactttcaaagttcttgaaatattacggattgactgaccttcatgtcttaaagtaatgatgggctgtcatttctctttacttatttaagctgttcttgccataatatggacttggacttttaccaaggctatcttctgtataccacccctaccatgtcacaacacaactgattggctctgttaggttctaaatatcaGAGTAAGAAATGAACAGACACTATGAAAGCTCCAACCAATTTTATTCACCKATTGGGTCGATACAGCTACATAAGACAAAGACATGGTTCCACGAGtggtggtatatatatatatataccccaatTTGGGGTGgaatctcctccttctctttaaACATTTTAtctttgttgctaggcaggaaattaagtgatacgggcaataaactgttccttctcccttaatctGACCTGACCcccttcctcactaatccacagctctccacccttatcagtgcctgccaACATGTGATCGTCTTCCCGtcactcagtacattccaagcttaactACATCTACCTTAtccattcctcctacagatacccattaacttctggtgtagaccctagaCTATGGCACACCTTATGTCTCTAGTATAACTGATGACTAATAATATTCAAAGTTTAGAAATCCGAAACCAtcagctcaaatgcattaagacggacagaaattccacaaaaggaacttttaacaaggcacacctgttaattgaaatgcattccaggtgacaacctcatgaagctggttgagagaatgccaagagtgtgcaaagctgtcatcaaggtaaatggtggctactttaagaatataaaatatgttttgatttgattaacacttttttMggttactacatgattccatatgtgttatttcatagttttgatgtcttcactattattctacaatgtagaaaaaataaaaaaaaacttgaaagagcaggtgtgtccaaatgtttgactggtactgtacatgcatacagCGAGAGAAAAGGGGGTGAAGGGAGGAGACggaggggtggagagaaggggggatggaggagaaaaaaagggggaCGAGAGGGCAGAGACATTAAGTGAGAGAAAAGGGTTGAAGAGAGCAGATGgaatggaggggtggagagaaaagggggatggACGGAGGAAGAGAAACAAAGGGGGGTAGCGGGAGGTTTGACAGTTCTGTGTTTCTCTTCAGGCCTACAAAGCTGTGGTGAACGATGCCACCATCTTTAAACTGGAGCTGCCCCTCAAACAGAAAGGGTAAGACAAACCTGGGTTTTATGTTTATATTATATTCCTTGGTTATGGGTCAGTATGGCTGCTGGTCCACCCATCACGGAACTTTAGCTGCATCTCGATTCTTTACCCTGTTCCTTAGGTTGCATTTTCACACTCCccatcatggatttaaaagcatatGATTTGTGTAACAATTGGCTGGAGGTAGTTTCCATTATTGTCAAATTCACGCAAGAAAGTGTGCACGTGTAGACTTCGGAGAAAGGGTGAAGAATCAGGATGCATCCATAGACTTGAATGTAGACGCCTGTTTTAGTAATTATACTTCTATGTGTACTATTCATATGTGTGTCTCTCTACAGGGTAGGTCTGAAAACCCAGCCAGAGTCGAAGTGTCCAGAGCTGCTAGCTAACTACTGTGACATGCTGCTGAGGAAAACCACCCTGAGCAAGAAACTCACCTCAGAGGAGATAGAACTCAAACTCAAAGAAGTGGTGAAGACTCTACCCTAGTACTGTAGAATGAGCCCGCATTCTCAAACGCTAGTCATGGATTgtaaagcattggattggtgtaaacattGGCTGTTGTGAAATCCATGACGAGAAGGGTGTAGAATTAGGATGCAGCTGTAGTCTTCTATCCTGTTCATCCCGAACTCTTCTAGCTGCTGGTGTTGAAGTatgtttagaataaggatgtgtcttctctctctagttGCTGGTATTGAAGTATGTTCAGAATAAGGACGTGTTTATGAGGTACCATAAAGCCCACCTGACCAGAAGACTGATCCTGGACATCTCAGCCGACAGTGAGATAGAAGAGAACATGGTGGAGTGGCTcagggtaaaaacaaacaaacacacacagactctttctctctctctttacccccttTTGATTGTGTGGTTTCCCCTGGGTCGTGTGTGTTTGTAGGAGGTGGGGATGCCTGCAGACTATGTGAATAAGCTGGCCAGGATGTTCCAGGACATTAAAGTATCGGACGATCTCAACCAGGTCTTCAAGGAGATGCACAAACACAACAAGCTGGCTCTACCAGGTAACGCATACTTGCTCTACGAGGTAGAAAACACACAGACCTATGGCTTGAGCTTGTGTGATTATTAACCACGGCCTCCATACTCCTCCTGCTGGTGTACCATAGTAATGCACTAatactctttgtctctctctgtttgtctatctctctttcctctctctgtttgtctctctctcccaccctccttttctctctgtctctctctccagctgacaGTGTGAATATAAAGATCCTGAATGCGGGGGCGTGGTCGAGGAGCAGTGAGAAGGTGTTTGTGTCTCTGCCTACTGAGCTGGAGGATCTGATCCCAGAGGTAGAAGACTTCTACAAGAGGAACCACAGCGGGAGGAAACTACACTGGCACCATCTCATGTCCAATGGCATCGTGAGTGGGagatgcgcgcgcacacacacagcaaacacacacacacagcaaacacacacactcagtagtTTTTccatggattatatttctatcaTCTCATGTCCAACGGCATAGtgatccccctcctctcccctgtgtgtgtgtgtgcctgtgcgtgtgtgtgtttagatcaCCTTCAAGAACGAAATGGGTCATTATGACCTGGAGGTCACGACCTTTCAGCTGGCTGTCCTATTTGCCTGGAACCAGCGGCCGCGGGAGCGAATCAGCTTCGAGAACCTTAAATTGGCCACCGAGCTGCCCGATGCTGAGCTACGACGCACACTCTgggtaacatacacacacaaacagactctgggtactttatacacacacactcacactctctggGAATGAAAAATGAAAGCACACATGCCAATATAAACACAATTCATACAcagagaagagactgagagaaCAAACTAATgacctctcctttttctctccctctctctgctgtctcctctctgtctctagtcTCTGGTAGCGTTCCCTAAACTGAAGAGACAGGTGTTGTCCTATGAGCCTTCAGTCTCCTCCCCTAAAGACTTCACAGACAGCACCCTGTTCTATGTCAACCAGGACTTCTCTCTCATGTACGTAGCTTTGAACCCACAACATTGTGTTAGCCCCCTGACCTTAATAAAGGCATTGAATGCACCTGGGGTTGCTAAActctggtaactttccccaaattcagAAGAGCATACCAGATTTCCCTGCTTATTACATCCTGAATCCAGGAATATTTCTTGAAAACCTGGGCTTTTTGGGAAAGATGGCAGTGTTTTGCAACCTTAATTGCACCTTACTTCAACCGCTGTTGGCTTACCATGTTGATTCATGCTCTATTTAGTTAATGTACCTGTATGTATTCTAACTCATCATTCATTTTGGGGAAGTTTGAATGTTGATGAATGCTTTGTTGTCATGGTTTCCTACTGAGGACCAGGATGGAATGTTGAGGAACAGTTTCAGGTGTGATGGCTGATCGGATATTGAGTTCTttagtctctctgtttctcagtaAAAACTCCAAGGTCCAAAAAAGGGGCAAGATTAATCTGATTGGTCGACTGCAGCTGACCACGGAgcgaatgagagaggaggagaatgagggCATCGTCCAGCTGAGAATATTAAGAACCCAGGTAACTTTACACATTGAAAGGTCCAACTTGAGGAATCTGAAGTTTCAGCACTTTTTTCCCCCAAAGACTTTAATGGAGCACTACTGCCTTCCACCCTGCAACGTTTTATCAATCATAACAATACCAGTTGAATGTGTGCCGCGACATTGAGTAAAGATATATAATGCTGTACGTTGTTTGACCCACCCACCCCTCTCCAGGAGGCCATCATCCAGATTatgaagatgaggaagaggatcaGTAACGCCCAGCTACAGACAGAACTGGTAGAGATCCTTAAGAACATGTTCCTGCCCCAGAAGAAGATGATCAAGGAACAGATCGAGTGGCTCATCGAACACAAATACATCAAACGGGACGAGACAGACATCAACACCTTTATCTACATGGCATAGAACCCCTTTACCTGGACTGGAACCCCCTACCTACCGCTTGACCTGGCTGGACCCTCGCTGCTGCAGGAGGAAGAAGAAATGCagtaagaggagggaggagtggttgtttcagaagaagaggaaggagaataTCTCTGCGgcccggagggggggggggggttggttggCTGTATGAGATAGATGGTGTAGTCTTCAGACTGTGGTGCCCCTCGGGGTCCAGGAGGACAGTGGGGCTGACTGACAGTCTCAGTATCACAGTAGAGacattattaaataaataaactcccTGCCTTACCCTCCTTACACAGTccgcacagagacagacaaaaggACTAACGGACTAGTGGTCTATATCATTATGGAGTAGACACAGAGAGGAGTGTATTTTGccaaatgtactgtgtgtgtctatgtatatgtgtgtctgcACCTTGACAGCTTGTTGCTCTGTGGAAGTCTTGCAATCATCTGAGGACCCGTCGCGCgcgcgtctgtctgtgtgtgtgcgtgtctcacTTTCCTCCACCCCCCCAACTGCCACACCCCTCAGAGAGGATCATGACTCCTCACATATCAGCCAGTCGCTGGGTGAGAACAAACGAGAACATCAGCACTTTTCTGTGTTTCAGTGTGTCTGAATGGCTTTATATATCAATTTCATTCTACTTTTCAATGCTCATCATTATTTTTATGAACACTTGTGTGTTGTGTCTATCGATTGTTAAATGCTGCACAGCGTCATCCAATCGATCGAAGTCACAAAGCTCTCTAGCGATCTTtgattcttctctctcccccaSCTATAGCCAGTGCAGGACAGGACATGACAGGTGTGTTATTGTCAGACCATGAGGGGGTGTCATGACTGGTCATGACCCAGGTTtcttcccaaatgccaccctattccctaggtactgcattatttttgaccagagctctatggggtcAAAAAGTAGTTTATGTTCCCTATataggaaaaaaaaaatatattccctACTAAGGGAAAAATATTTGATAtcctatatatggaatagggtgccccAGTAAAATACCTCCAGTGCAATAGCTAGACAGCCCCTCCTACTAGAGCACTTCCTGTGATGAGGTCATGTTGCTAAAGCAACGGCACTGCAGTGTTGCTATTAATGCACCCTACCCACAACCTTTTACAGAAGACTGTGTTGCAGTATGATATGAGTGGGGAGGGGTGATGatagaaaaaaagaaatgtgttgcGGTCGTGTGGTGCTgacttgtttatttatttcatttttatcagAATGTGGTTGGTTTGTATGCGAGTGTTTGATAAATAGGTCCGGTCTGTAGTGGGCTACTAGGTGTACATAGCCACTTATTGATTTGTAGTAATGTTACATGATTAAATGTATGAGACGACTTAATAACACTATCCCGCTTTTACTctttttagtttcagttttactTTTGGCATTGGGATAATGTTGTAGTGTGGGATATTactatgcgtcccaaatggcatcctattccctacatagtgcacaacttttgaccagagccctataggtcctggtcaaaagtggtgcactatatagggaatagggtgccatttgggacgcaacctagGTGTCAATGTCCTCTTGTCTCTCACTGATTTTAATGCAACCACATTGGAATCAATTTAGACACCTCAAGACAAAGTGATTGTCAGATGATGGAAACATTACTTGGGATTTAGCAGTTATGAATTGTTTGATCATGTCATGGCTGTATTTCATCCTACCATGTTTAATTCATACACACTACATACCGTATAGTCCACCATTCTACAGTGGAGGACACCTATGagaaacacacgtacacacaatgACTATTGACAAAACAGTTAATAGTTTACTCTACCGGGTAATGTCATGTATGGTTAACTCTACTACCTGTCAACTGGCAATACGAGGGCTCTCCTCCACGTGAACTAGTTACATTTCTCAACCGACTGACTAGTTCAACTTTAGAACAGTTACTCTGAAGGATATCTATCTTTGTGAATAAAAGGTGTGTTTATCATTATTGACAGTTTATGCGGTGATATCGTCCACTGAATGACATTGTGTCCAGCAGGCCCAGGTTTTAGTAACATTGTTCTTTTTCATGTCTTCCTTCCCTGGTATCTGACATTAATGGTTACGCATCAAAACAACCTGGAGAAGAAGcctttgtcccaaatgacaccctatttcatatttagtgcactacttctgaacaaggcccatagggctctggtcaaaagtagtgcactatatagggtgtaatttgggacgtaTGCAAAGTGttattacattttagtaatttagcagacactcaatTAGCGCATTCTTAAGATATGTTATCAGAGTAATGTACTTAATGTAACTGTCTGATACACTTAGCTATTCTCTAGATTTTTGCCATGTTCAACAATGTTTTAAGATGACACAACTTAGGTCACTTTATGAGTAACAACAAATAAACAGTATTAAACTATGACAAACTCAATTTTTGTTGTAACAATTCATGTTTTTCTCTGCACAGACATTTCATATAGAGCAACTCTTACTGTGTTATGAGACTGACATCTTGCTTCAGTTTGTGTTTAAGTGTGTTTGTGATGATGGTAAACAGATGGGTAATCATAAGACACgtatctcttcctctccttccctactTGCATATCTGGAGCCCCGAGGGGAAACTTGAAAAACTAAGTTTTATCGATCATAACATTACCAGATGAATGTGTGTCCCTACTTTGAGTAAAGATATAATGCTGTACATTGTTTGAATGGGAGTATTCTGGCTGTTGGGCTCAACTACTTAGATGTGTTGCATTATTATWATATTTTTGTTAGACTTTTTGCTTTTTTTGGTATAATTTATTTCCTGGCAAATAAAAACTGTACTGTAAAGAGAGTCAGTCATCTCCACTGCTCTTGGTTTCCTTTGTCTTCTGATGTTTTCTATAGACAGAGACGTACTTATCTAGACATGTGTAGGACAGGCACAATTCAAAATGTTGTTCTTCCTCTCAGTGTACTTTGATCGTAGCCCTCCTGAATGTTAGCATACCAATGCCTCTTTTAAGAGGTCAGAAACTTTATGGAACAGAAGATAGTGTGATGACTGCCCATTTATCTATATATATAACGTTTAATTGACCTGCTatgtatggaacgccgtttgggtctttgtgtgtcaaaaaagagaCACAagtaacacagttctattatagaatgttgtgtgttctaaatttgcacgtgcaagccaagcaccgccactactatcagtagcactgtcaaagctgcacaaaaaagtctgcaaacaagcaaacaccggccacgaacgatgtgtttacaataccgcgttggtaataaagcattactTGTTCAACCACAACTtctgggttagctagctagctttagcttggtaacgttacctagctagcaccatccaaccagcctgaaaacaatgaccagaagaaactgcagtcattttcattattcttatcaatgatttaggaatccttgtgatgAAGTATTAGCCAGGTAgtgtaataaatatcatttattataacacaagcatatttgctattacattgttataactaacttctttccaaacagggtttctcacaaactaatagcagatactgagacccacacacacccagagacagatggctgacataGACCTTTTATCAACACTGACAAGAAAAGGGTGCTTGGTACTGTATTTCACGAggtactgagaca
This genomic interval from Salvelinus sp. IW2-2015 linkage group LG22, ASM291031v2, whole genome shotgun sequence contains the following:
- the LOC111949487 gene encoding cullin-5 encodes the protein MATSHLLKNKGSLQFEDKWDLMRPIVLKLLRQEAVTKQQWFDLFSDVHAVCLWDDKGPAKIHQALKEDILDFIKQAQNRVLSHQDDTALLKAYIVEWRKFFTQCDILPKPFCQLEITLMGKQGSNKKSNVEDSIVRKLMLDTWNESIFSNIKSRLQDSAMKLVHAERLGEAFDSQLVIGVRESYVNLCSNPEDKLQIYRDNFEKAYLDSTERFYRTQAPSYLQQNGVQNYMKYADTKLREEEKRAVRYLETRRECNSVQAMECCVNALVTSFKETILAECPGMIKRNETDKLHLMFSLMDKVPSGIEPMLKDLEDHIMNAGLADMVAAAETITSDSEKYVEQLLTLFNRFSKLVKEAFQDDPRFLTARDKAYKAVVNDATIFKLELPLKQKGVGLKTQPESKCPELLANYCDMLLRKTTLSKKLTSEEIELKLKEVLLVLKYVQNKDVFMRYHKAHLTRRLILDISADSEIEENMVEWLREVGMPADYVNKLARMFQDIKVSDDLNQVFKEMHKHNKLALPADSVNIKILNAGAWSRSSEKVFVSLPTELEDLIPEVEDFYKRNHSGRKLHWHHLMSNGIITFKNEMGHYDLEVTTFQLAVLFAWNQRPRERISFENLKLATELPDAELRRTLWSLVAFPKLKRQVLSYEPSVSSPKDFTDSTLFYVNQDFSLIKNSKVQKRGKINLIGRLQLTTERMREEENEGIVQLRILRTQEAIIQIMKMRKRISNAQLQTELVEILKNMFLPQKKMIKEQIEWLIEHKYIKRDETDINTFIYMA